ggggagagggagagggagggaaagagaggaaaagttttcccctctctttttatcaaaaatgtagaaaaatgactgaataggcttactttttttttttacagtattgcaACCCTAAGACTCAGACGTTCACATGATCAtgaaggtgggagggtggggcaaaaagagagaaacagggaTATTTGATTTCTTCACTGGAAGGATTGTCTTTGCACTCGGTCACTCGGATCTGTTTTCTTTTTCTAGATTTTCAGTTGTCATGCCCTTTGGTGTTGAATCTTAACGCTGGGTCATTTGATGTATAGTATCAACTGAAAATTGATTGTAACCAGGTTCTTTTTCAGTTCCTATTTTTGACGCTTCTACTTTGACTGGTAACATGTTCATCGCTGATTCTTGATTTAAGAATGCTGAATAATTCATAGGCTTCATTCCATATCAGTGTTATTTCTGTGATTATCAGTGATGGCACCACACATAATGGATTTTCTCTGTGACAAGCCAAAGATTCCTTTTTACCCCTGAAATAACCAGGTAACTGGGGGTGGAAATAGGTTTTTCTCCCTTGTTTTATCTGGAAAGTtgcctattttttttccttttaatttatAAGAATCGACCTAGCTCAGAGTCAACCAGAAGCCGTTTTCTCTTGCTGAGATGTGACAGGGATTTGAATAGAAAGGAGCAATTTAAGACTAATGCAAAGTTTGGGTTGGGGGGCGGTGGATTTCCTCAGCTCCTGCCTCATCCTCTTTCATGGAGTCTGATACATTTTTTAGGTTGGGAACTAAACAGATCTATTTCCCATCTCTTCACAATTTGGCTTTTTTGTGTTCCCTCACATCACAATTCTGCCTTGTCGGACACTTTGATTTACATATGTCATTTCTAAATCAATTCCTTTTCATTGAGTTTGGATTTGTATTTATGATGAGTTCCAGAAAATACGGATGAGAGGAAGTTAAGAACAGAGGAGAGTCAAAAGATTCTCCATACAAGAAATTTGTGCACAGGCATCAACTCTTTCACCACCTGAGCTTTCTACCTTATTATAGatgttaaattttaaaaaaaggtgaaatGCCAACTGCAAATCACATTCAGAAATAGCTGTACTTGCTTTGCTGTTCCTCACCACAATAGATTCACTTAACCAGAGGATACAGATGGACTAATGCTGATTCTTCACCCATGGAGACTGTTGCTAATGATTGTTGGAGAAATATGCTTACATATGGAACATGAATACCCTTATGTATAAGCAATGTCACCTAACATCAATAATGTAGGAACCTCTTCTCATGCTTTATAAGAATGTGAATTTAATACTGATTACTATATTGCTGTGTTGAAGTTTACAAGGGGGGAAATCACTAAAGGTAAATTGACTTCTCAATTAGTACTCTTTTCTAATAGGCTGAAGAAAAGTTATTTACTTTATACCTCCACTCTGTTGTCAAACTCTTTGTCATTAGTAACAAATCACATATTTTTCCCAATTTGTACTTTAAACCTGACTCTAAATTTGATCATTTTAGTGTGGGATCCCAATTCATCTTGTTTTTTGTATGATTCTAGTTAATTAATCCTTGCctatttttcttttggtttttttttaatgaattgacCTTAGTCTTGGTCCAGAAATCTGTAGAGAAGGTTTGCATCATTTGTATAACAATTATCAATAGTGTTCTGCATTTTCTAAATAATTTAATATGCTGCCCAAGTTGGATCTGTACATCTTTGCTGCTTGGTTCCTGTAGTATATGACAggtagaaacattcattcattcattaagtcgtatttattgaatgtgcagagcactgtgttaagcgttgGAAATGATATCACAAGGAGTATCCTAATATGAACAAAACATAGATATGGAATTCCAATAGGCTATGACTCCTCTGTAAGGAATAACTCATCTATTTCAATGCAAAAGCAatgagagcagcagagggaatcTTTTACTGCTGATTTTGCAGTATACAACCTGGAAAAATAAAGATAGACTGGTTTGATGTTTAAAGGTGTCTGCTTTTTAGTTCCCCATCCAGTTTCCCtgagtcatttttttttatatagaaACTTACTAAAATGAGGGAGTTTGTATCATTCTGTATTTCTTATGGAGTGTCACAGAGAAGATAGGTTTAGGTGGCATGAAATATGTACATAACTCTTCTGAGCAGCCCAAGAGTAATTCAGTCACCCAACTTACAGCTATTGCTATCTCTCTTCTGCTGTTTAAATCACTTTGCATCGCGAGCTTTACTGTTTTAATGGACGTTATTGATCATttgatttttcagatgaaattCCGACAGTGGTTGGGATCTTCAGTGCATTTGGTTTGGTCTTCACAGTGTCCCTCTTCGCTTGGATCTGCTGTCAGAGAAAATCTTCCAAATCCAACAAGACTCCCCCTTATAAATTTGTACACGTGCTAAAGGGAGTTGACATTTATCCAGAAAATCTAAACAGCAAGAAGAAGTTTGGCGCAGATGACAAAAATGAAGCAAACAGTAAATCAGCACTGCCAAAGAACTCACTGCACCTTGACTTGGAGAAGAGAGACCTGAATGGTAATTTCCCTAAaacaaatgccaaagttatgagcCCCTCAGATCTTGAGAACTTGACTCCAAAGCACTTTTCTGAATCAGAGAAAGATTCCATTTCCCTTGATAGCTTAAAATCCAACACCTCACTGTCTTTGGAGGAGAAACAAGAAAAGCTAGGGACTCTCTTCCTATCATTAGAATACAACTTTGAGAAGAAGGCATTTGTGGTGAACATCAAAGAGGCCCGGGGCCTGCCGGCTATGGATGAACAATCAATGACCTCTGACCCTTATATCAAAATGACCATCCTGCCTGAGAAGAAGCATAAAGTGAAAACCAGAGTTCTGAGAAAAACCTTGGATCCGGCTTTCGATGAGACCTTCACTTTCTATGGAATCCCCTACAGCCAGATCCAAGACTTAGTACTTCACTTCATGATCTTGAGTTTTGACAGGTTTTCGAGAGATGATATCATTGGAGAAGTCCTTATTCCCCTCTCAGGAATTGAATTGTCTAATGGAAAAATGCTAATGAACAGAGAAATCATCAAAAGAAATGTTAGGGTAATTGATTTTAAGTATTTTGAAAGTACTTGCAATCAGGCTTgatttattattatgttattaggAGCTAATTCACTATCACTGAAGGTTTCACTTCCAAATTGTCTAAGATTGTATGATAATATAGCACTTAATTTTTTAAATTAGCACCAATAACTTTTCTTTTTGTTAAAGCACTGTAGAAATATATTTAGATGAATTTTAAAGTCTACCACAATCCTTTTTTTACATAATGTTACAAATAGTTACAGTCCTAAGTATTTTACAAAGTAGTCAAAAGACTCCTTTGTTCAGTTCTAGTATTAGGATAAACGCCACAAATGAACAATAATAAGGGAAGAGTACTTATCACAATTCAAATTTACAAAAGATGTTCTGATGCAGCCTAATTGAATTTCAACAATCACCTCTTCCTGAGGAATTGATGTTTGTATTGACTTTTAACAGAATTACATTCAAAAGAGCAAACTGCACATTCTATTGAATTAATATCTTTTCCAAATATGCATATCAACAGTGTCATTATTTAGCAATTATTGTTCCAGCTTGGATCACAACCAACAAAAGTACATATCATTTATAATAGATGAACTGGAAGTTAGTTACTTTCAGTCTTTATTTTGGGGTTACTATGACATTATTTAAAGTGTGAGTGGTATACCATGAGCCAAGATGAACTTTACTTCCATAGTTCAGCAATCAAATGACCACTGAGAGAGTACAGACTGTTCCAGCATCTCCATAATAAATCGAGTTTATAGGAGTAGTTTAATATGTACTTTTGCTTTCAGGGCTAAAGGGTACGGGGCGGTGAGTGCAAGGTCTAGGATTTAATGGGCCACGCCCATAAAATATTACCTCTGTTCTTGTTGATACTCTGAGATTTCTGTTAGAAGTGTACGGCAGAATTCTGGGCTCCCGATTTGTTGTTATACCAATTTCATAGATGAGAGAACCAGGATAAGAGAGGATGAATAATTCAGATGGAATGACCTGCAAAATGTAATACTCAATAGTCTCTCCATTTGAGGTTTGTATGTTAATCTTGTTCGTTGTATTATAAAGGGCAAGCCCTCTTGTTCTATCTGTTTATGTACAACTTCTTTGGTTAATCATTTAATGTGCCTTTATTCCTGAAATGTCTAAAGCAGAACTAGAAACAGTGATCCAGATTTTCCACTATGCCCGAATCCCTTCCTCTATAGCACAAGGTGTTTTTCAGGGAAGTGTTTTAACCCTTTCAGGCTATTGACAAGCCTATTAGTCATATTTTCCACTAGTTGCCGGACAGAATCCATAAACTTCTTATGCCGACCGTCTAGGGTATTTTTTGGGGAACGAGAACAGGACAAGTTATGCTTTCATTCCAACTTCATCCATGCATTCCCAGGGGATTTGGAGAAAGTTATTTCGCCATGCTTGATCAGAGTTCCCCTGAAAATTGGGGAAGGATAATATTTTCAATTGTTTTACAGGGATACACTGTGAGGTTTGAGTAGTTGACTTATAACACAGTGTTTTTAAATGAGTCACGCACTAGCTGCT
This portion of the Ornithorhynchus anatinus isolate Pmale09 chromosome 3, mOrnAna1.pri.v4, whole genome shotgun sequence genome encodes:
- the SYT4 gene encoding synaptotagmin-4 isoform X2, which produces MAPITASREELDEIPTVVGIFSAFGLVFTVSLFAWICCQRKSSKSNKTPPYKFVHVLKGVDIYPENLNSKKKFGADDKNEANSKSALPKNSLHLDLEKRDLNGNFPKTNAKVMSPSDLENLTPKHFSESEKDSISLDSLKSNTSLSLEEKQEKLGTLFLSLEYNFEKKAFVVNIKEARGLPAMDEQSMTSDPYIKMTILPEKKHKVKTRVLRKTLDPAFDETFTFYGIPYSQIQDLVLHFMILSFDRFSRDDIIGEVLIPLSGIELSNGKMLMNREIIKRNVRSSGRGELLISLCYQSTTNTLTVVVLKARHLPKADVSGLSDPYVKVNLYHAKKRISKKKTHVKKCTPNAVFNELFVFDIPCEGLEDISVEFLVLDSDRGSRNEVIGRLILGASAEGTGGEHWKEICEFPRRQIAKWHMLCDG
- the SYT4 gene encoding synaptotagmin-4 isoform X1, with the translated sequence MAPITASREELDEIPTVVGIFSAFGLVFTVSLFAWICCQRKSSKSNKTPPYKFVHVLKGVDIYPENLNSKKKFGADDKNEANSKSALPKNSLHLDLEKRDLNGNFPKTNAKVMSPSDLENLTPKHFSESEKDSISLDSLKSNTSLSLEEKQEKLGTLFLSLEYNFEKKAFVVNIKEARGLPAMDEQSMTSDPYIKMTILPEKKHKVKTRVLRKTLDPAFDETFTFYGIPYSQIQDLVLHFMILSFDRFSRDDIIGEVLIPLSGIELSNGKMLMNREIIKRNVRKSSGRGELLISLCYQSTTNTLTVVVLKARHLPKADVSGLSDPYVKVNLYHAKKRISKKKTHVKKCTPNAVFNELFVFDIPCEGLEDISVEFLVLDSDRGSRNEVIGRLILGASAEGTGGEHWKEICEFPRRQIAKWHMLCDG